The genomic region ACGTAAAAGAGCCATCGGTTACTAAAGTTCCCGGATTAAATAACACTTGTCCTAAAGATGGACCTATGCTACCATTAGAAGGATTCATTATATGAATATCAAATCGAGGTGCGGCTGGGTTAGCATCAAAATCTAGAACGTATAAAACGCCTTGAAAAAATACCGGTGCTGTAAATCTACCTAGATTAGTCTGTGCAGTTGCTGGTAAACTAAAGTTGTTCAAGGTATTAGATGTCTCATCATAAACAAACCCATCTACTCCTTCTTCTTGATCAAACCATACAAACCTTTTATTTATTTTATCCCATGCGCTAGGATGGTTGCGTAAAGAGTTACTTATTCCTATTCCACCGTTTACAGTAAACGAACTAGTGGTAATATTTGAAGTTGTGTTTTGAATTACATCTATTACACCATTAGGATTTCCCATATTACTACTTCTTAAAGCATAGTAGGTATTATCTGTACAAGTTATAGTTGTAGAGGTCCCGTCATCTTCTGTACAAGAAAATGAAATAACGATCAGGATTAAGAGTAAAATTTTGATTTTCATGATTTTAGTATTTGAAGTAAAACTGATAAGAAAAACAGGTGGATACTAGAGTAAATTCAGGAACGGTTATTTTGAGTTGAGGAACGGTAAAACTTTAATATAAAATGTTGATGAAGTGATCTCGCTTTCGCGAAAGCGTAACAATTATGCCCTATCTGCTACTAATGAAATATGACAAACGAAATACACTTTATAGATTTTGAACCACAGGTAATTAAAAAAAGCTTTTGGTCGGGAAATGACTATGAATCAACAGAGGTGGTTCTAGAGCGCGTTAATGAATGGATACGTAAGAATTACAATTTTAAAATAATTAACGTAGAAACCTTATTAGTTCCCACGATGAGTTACACAAAAAAGAAAGCAAACACCAAAAAAATGAATATGAGCGGTGGCTATGTTTATATGATTGAGGTGGTGAGAGTATGGTATCAATAGGATAGGACTTATATTTGTAATCTAAAAATAGATATATGTCCATCAACTGGAAGACTGCCATAGAATTTGAAGATATCACCTATAAAAAAAGTAACGGTATTGCCCGTATTGCTTTTAATAGACCAGAGGTGCGCAACGCCTTTAGACCTAAAACGGTTGCCGAATTGATTAAAGCATTTTATGATGCGCAAGAAGACTTATCTATAGGAGTTGTTATTTTAACAGGTGAAGGACCGTCTAAAAAAGATGGTGGATGGGCTTTTTGTAGTGGTGGTGATCAAAATGCTCGTGGTCATGATGGTTATAAGGATGATTCTGGTACTGGGAGATTAAATATTCTAGAGGTGCAACGCATGATCCGCTTTATGCCTAAGGTAGTGATATGTGCCGTGCCTGGATGGGCTGTTGGTGGTGGACACAGTCTACATGTGGTTTGTGATATGACCATCGCTAGTAAAGAGCATGGTGTTTTTAAACAAACAGATACCGACGTGGCTAGTGTAGATGCTGGTTATGGTAGTGCATATCTAGCCAAAATGGTAGGACAGAAAAAAGCACGTGAGATTTTCTTTTTAGGTAGAACTTATAGCGCACAAGAAGCTATGGATATGGGAATGGTTAATGCTGTTGTAACGCATGATGAACTAGATCAAACAGCCTATGATTGGGGACAAGAAATACTTAAAAAATCTCCAATAGCAATTAAAATGGCAAAGTTTGCAATGAATGCAACAGACGATGGAATGGTGGGACAGCAAGTATTTGCAGGTGAAATGACACGTCTTATTTACATGACAGATGAGGCGCGAGAAGGTCGTGAGGCCTTTTTAGAAAAACGTGAACCTAATTGGGGAACAGATCGATACATTCCATAATGAGCGGAATATGATGTAAATCTATTTTAATCGTAATATTTTAAAAATAATAGGTCATCTTTATTATATAAGGTGGCCTATTTTTATTTGTGATAAGGATCGTTTGAATTTCTAATCCATATATAATAGTGATTAATGGTTTAAAGACGATGGAACCTTATTGAGTGGACCTTTAAACTAGCACTCGCTTTTTATTTAAATTAGCAGTAGATATCTAGCAATATATCTCCTACAAGAATTCCGTTATGGCAAATCATCAAGAGGCAATCAAGCAATTGATTGAACAAATAGGAATACTCTCTAGAAAGCAAGAAGCTTTTAAATATGAGATTATTGAGTTAAAAAATAAACTAGACCAACTTCAATCAACGATTGATAGGTCTAATGAGGTTGACAACCTTACATTTACTGAGCCAAAGGAAGTTGTAAAAAGTAAACCCTTTGAAAGTCAAAATAGAGAATGGGTAGATACTAGTGTGAAAAATGAGTCTCCTTTAAATCCATCTTACATAGAGAATCAAAATCAACAAAGTGGTATAACACAATTTCAAGCTGCTCAAGGACCTAAAAAACTTTCACCTTTTAGAAAATCTAATCTAGAAAAATTTATAGGTGAGAACTTATTAAATAAAATAGGAATTTTAATCTTAGTTATAGGGATAGGTATAGGCGCAAAATACTCAATAGAGAATGAGTTAATAAGTCCTTTAACACGTATAATTTTAGGTTATTTATCTGCGATTGGTTTACTAGGGTTTGGCATTAAGTTAAAGAAGAAGTTCGATTCTTATAGCGCAGTACTGGTAAGTGGCGCGATTGTTATTCTTTACTTTATTACCTTTTTTGCATATAGTTTTTATGAGTTATTACCTCAGGCGGTGGCATTCACTTTAATGGTTTTGTTTACGATATTTACTGTAGTGGCCTCATTAAATTATAATCGTCAAATTATTGCGCATCTAGGATTAGTGGGCGCATATGCCGTTCCTTTTTTATTGAGTAATGATTCTGGTAGAGTAGAAATTCTATTGAGCTATATCGCTATTATTAATATAGGGATTTTAATAATTGCCTTTAAAAAGTATTGGAAACCATTGTATTATTCGGCTTTTGGATTGACTTGGTTAATTTATCTATCATGGTTTGTGATGGACTATAGCGATGATTCAAATTTTGCTATGGCACTAGGATTCTTATTACTCTTTTATCTTATATTTTATCTGACTTTTTTAGCTTATAAATTAGTTAAGAAAGAAGAGTTTGCGGTGACTGATATAGTTATGCTTTTATTGAATTCGTTTATATTTTATGGATTAGGTTATGCCATTCTTAATGATAATGTAACTGGTAATAATTATCTAGGGTTGTTCACTTTAGGTAATGCGGTGATTCATTTTATAGTTGCTACTATCATTTATAAGAAACAATTGAGTGATAAGAAGTTATTCTATCTAGCGACTGCACTGGTACTAGTATTTATATCCATCGCAATCCCGGTACAACTAGATGGTAATTGGGTTACTTTATTATGGACCGCTCAGGCTGCATTATTATTCTGGTTAGGTACGACAAAAAAGATCTCTATTTATGAGAAATTATCCTATCCACTAATAGGACTTGCATTTATTAGTTTGATACATGACTGGTCATATAATTATGATAGTTATTACGATATAAAGGATCGTTTAATAACACCTATCATTAACACTAGTTTTTTAACCTCTATATTATTTACCGTCGCGATAGGATTTATATTGTATTTACAACGTAAAAATGACTTTCTATCGAGCTTAAAAAAAGACAGCAGTTGGTTTAAGATAGTGTCTTATGCAGTTCCTATTCTATTTATATTCAGTCTTTACTACTCTTTTAGGCTAGAAATAGAATCTTATTGGGATCAATTATTTTCTTTATCTAGATTAGAAAATAAATCCTTAAACAATTATTCAACGACTGTTCAAGATTATAGTTTAAGAGACTTTAAAGCGGTTTGGGTGCTTAATTTTACTTTACTATTTATAGCTGTTTTGGGATATTTAAATCATAAGAAAATTAAAAACATCATCTTAGAAAACTCAATTGTAGTTCTTACTATCGTAACGATTTTTATATTCCTTACTCAAGGATTATATGTCTTAAGTGAATTGAGAGACGCTTATCTAGAACCTTCAGAATTTTACAATAGAGGTTTATTTTATCTGATTGTACGCTACTTATCTTTTATTTTTCTAGCATTTTCAATATTGACTTTATACAGATACATTAATAAAGAGGGAATTCATAAGGGAATTAAAATTGCTTATGACATTATCTTACATGTTACTGTAGTTTGGGTGGTCAGCAGCGAGTTGATTCATTGGTTAGACATTGCAGGTGCTCGAGATTCCTATAAATTGGGACTTAGTATTTTATGGGGTGTTTATTCATTCCTATTAATAGGTTTCGGTATTTTAAGAAATAAACCTTATTTAAGAATAGGAGGAATGGCTCTATTTGCCATTACATTAATCAAACTATTCTTTTATGACATAGCACATCTAAATACCATATCAAAAACCATCGTCTTTGTATCTCTGGGTATTTTGTTGCTTATCATTTCTTTCTTATATAATAAGAATAAAAATAAGATTAACTACACAACGGATTCTAGTGAAGCGCATATTCAAGAATCTGTTGAAGTAAATAAAGATTCAATAGATGAATTTAATGACCAAAATGACCTATAATATTTTACATATAAAGACTAAACTGTTTATTAATTTGATGCTTTTGATCAGTTGGAGTGCTACTGCTCAACTATCAGATTTCACCTATGAGCGTTCACTCACAGGTGTAAGTGAAGACTGGCATAGTATCGCACTACCAGATCAGGTATATGGTAAATTAAAACCATCTCTTGACGATTTAAGGATTTATGGAATTACTGAAAATCTTGACACTACTGAAGTTCCTTATATACTTAAGGTAAACGATGAGAAATTTGCGATTAGAAAACATTTTGGACAGATCATCAATAAGTCAAGATCTGATGCTGGGTTTTATTATACCGTAGAACTTAATCAACCATCACAAATTAATAGTTTAAAATTGAAATTTACTGATTCAAACTTTGATTGGAAAGTAAATTTAGAGGGTAGCTTGAACCAACAAGAATGGTTTACAATTCTAGAAAATTCTAGGATTTTAGATATTCAAAATGCATCTACTGAGTATAGCTTTACAGATCTCAATTTCCCTACATCAAATTATCATTATTATCGCATTTTAATAAAAAGTAATAAGCAGCCCACGCTTTCTTCTATAGATATTTTTTTAGAAGAAAAAACAGAAGGTGTTTTATTAGACTATGATGTAGTAAAATGGAATATCAAAGAGAATAATCAAATCAAAACTAGTGAAATAGAATTTGAATTAGAGAATCCTGTACCAGTCAATTCTTTAAAAATAAATGTAGCAACCACCTATGATTACTTTAGGCCTGTTAGTATACAATATTTAATAGATAGTGTGAAGACTGAAAAAGGGTATTTATACAATTATACCACGATTAAAAGAACTACATTATCATCACTAGAAGAAAACCAATTTGATTTTAAAAATACAATAGCTAGTAAATTTAAAATTATAGTTTACAATGGTGATAATCAATCACTGGACATCAAGTCAGTTGATGTAAAAGGATTTAAATATGAACTAATCGCACGCTTTATGGATTCTGCAAACTACAAATTGGTTTATGGAAATAAATCAGCACGTCAACCGCATTATGACATCCATAATTTTAAAAATAATATACCAGTTAATCTTAAAGCGCTTGAAGTAGGTACAGAAAATCAAATTATTGCAAAAGATACTCCAAGTTCTACCGCTTTATTTGAAAATGAATTTTGGCTTTGGGCCATTATGGGAATTATCATTGTGCTCTTAGGCGGTTTTACTTATAAGATGCTAGGAAATGATAAGGCTAGTGGATAAAATAATTCCGCTTTCGCGAAAGCGAAATACTAAAGAACCACGCAGTTCTCTACCACTTCTTCAATAGTTAATTGTAAATGCTTAGGCAACATATTATCCTTAGGTAAGACAGATAACTGACGATCTTCATTACTATTAAAAACCTGTTTTAATAAAGGATGTGGATAGCCTAAAGCCTGACAAATCTCACGTATCAGGTCGATGTGGTGTATAAGATCCATGCTGCCTAAATGAAACACTCCACGACGGCGTTTATTAATTAAATAATGGATTTGCTGCGTTAATTTTTGAATATGAGTAGCATTGATGACTACATTAGGGAAGACCTCAATTGCTTCTTTCCCTTTCAACTGTTTTTTCAAATCGTCTATACGAGGCGTGTTATTACCAAAAATCATAGGAATCCTACAAATCACATATTTAGACGGATGCAGTCTCAATAAAGCATTCTCTATTTTTATTTTAAACCTACCATAGATACTTTCAGAAAAAGTTTTATCATACTCATAACTAGGGAAGTTAGTGAACCTATCAAATACATTTGCGCTAGAAAGAAAAATGATACGTGAATCATTTTTTAAAACCCAATCAATAAGACGCATGTGTAAATGAACTTGAGAGTTCACATTACCTCGTACTGCACTTACAATAAAGTGTGGCTTTAAAGAATCTAATAATCCATGTACATCCTCAAGCTCCATATCGAGCTGATGAAAATGTTGATTTTTATCAAAATCTTTATGATCTGTTTTATAGGTAGCATGAACCTCAAAATAGGGTGCAAGCTCTTTGTAGAGAGCATTACCTATGAAGCCACTACCACCTAAGATAAGAATACGATTCAATTAATTACTTTTTGTAGAATGGTAATTTAATAACGGTTGCAGGTACTAATTTCTTACGTATCTGTATATGAATTTTGCTGCCAGGTGTCGCAAAAATAGGTGGAACATATCCCATACCTATACCTATACCCATGGAAGGTGACATAGTACCACTAGTAACAATTCCTAGATCTTGCTGGTTACTATCTTTAATCTCATAGCCACCACGTGGTATAGCACGCTCATCCATTTCAAAGGCAATCAGTTTTCTATCCACACCTTTTTCTTTGTGCTCTAGTAATTGTTCGTGATTCACAAATTCTTTAGTGAATTTAGTAACCCATCCTAGTCCAGCCTCGTATGGTGATGTGGTATCATCTATATCGTTACCATATAAACAATATCCCATTTCTAGTCGCAGTGTATCACGAGCAGCAAGACCTATAGGCTTGATACCATAATCTGCTCCAGCTTCAAATACCTTTTCCCAGATTTGTTCTACCTCAGTATTCTTACAGTATATTTCAAAACCACCTGAACCAGTATAACCAGTTGCACTTATGATTACATTTTCTATACCTGCAAATTCTGCTACTTCAAAATGATAGAACTTTATAGTACTTAAGTCCACAGGTGTTAATGATTGCATTGCCTCAACTGCTTTAGGACCTTGTATAGCTAGTAATGAGTAATCATCAGACAGGTTTCTCATATCTGCACTCATGGTATTATGCTTTGTTATGTGAGCCCAGTCCTTGTCAATGTTTGATGCATTAACTACCAGTAGATATTGATCTTCCTTGATTTTATATACAATCATATCATCGACAATACCACCAGTTTCATTAGGTAAATATGCATATTGTGCTCTACCTATGGTAAGTTTTGATGCGTCATTAGAAGATACTTTTTGAACTAGATTTAAAGCTTCTGGTCCTGAAATTAAAAATTCACCCATATGGGAAACATCAAATACACCTACATTATCACGTACGGTCTGGTGTTCAATATTAACTCCTTCATATTGTACAGGCATATTAAAACCTGCAAAAGGAACCATTTTTGCGCCTAGCGCTTCGTGTACTGCTGTAAGTGCTGTATTTTTCATGAGGTATTTTTTTTCAGTGCAGCAAATGTATGGATTTAACCTTTTAATTTTTAAAAACACAGTCATAGAAAAATGTGAAATACTGTGATAAGCATTAAAACTTTAGACACTCATTTGTTAAATTGCAAGCTATTAAAATTAAAGCATTGAAAATACTAAGCGCACAGCAGCTCGCAGAAGCTGATCAATCTACTATAGATAAAAATCAAATCACCAGTAACGATTTAATGGAGCACATTGCAAAGCTCATATTTGATCGTATTCACCAGCGTTTACAAGGTTCTCCTGTACCTATTAAAGTTTTTTGTGGAATAGGAAAAAATGGTGGTGATGGATTAGCTCTAGCGAGACATATGATCCAGCACGGATATCATGTAACTACTTATGTGACTAATTGTAGTAAAAAACGGGCGCCAGAGTTTTTATATCATTATGATAAAATAAAAGAGGTAAGTAAAGACTGGCCCATATTACTGTCTTGTAAGGAAGATTTTCCAGACCTACATCCACAAGACATCATAATCGATGCGATTTTTGGAACAGGAATCAATAGACCTATTGATGGCTGGATGTCTGATCTAGTGCATTATCTCAACAAAACTCCTGCTTTTAAACTAGCATTAGATATGCCTAGTGGATTATATGCTAACACACCACAAAGTATTGGGACACCTATAATACAGGCACAACATACCTTTTCATTTGAAACACCTAAGCTTAGCTTTTTTCTGCCTCAGACAGGTAAATTTGCGGGTACTTTTGAGGTTGTTCAAATAGGACTGGATCCAGAGTATATGATGAAAGCACAACCACTTGCCCAAATCATTACACCAGATGCTGCAAAAAGCATGTATAAACCTCGAGAAAAATTCAGTCATAAGGGTGACTATGGACACGTACTTACTATGGCTGGTAGTAAAGGAAAAATGGGAGCTGCAGTTCTATCGAGTGGTGCTGCATTAAATATGGGTGCAGGTAAAGTGACAGCTTATGTTCCTGAGCACGGTAATCATATTTTACAAAATAGCTTGCCAGAGGTTATGACCATATCAAGTAATGGTACAGATTTCATTACAGACTTTGATCATGATTTAGAAGATTACACTTTATGTATCGGTCCTGGATTAAGTACTGGTGATGATGTTAGACACGCTTTCGCGAAAGCGATATCTCAACAAACCCAACCGGTGGTAATAGATGCAGATGGATTAAACATTCTTTCAGATCATAAGGAATACTGGAAATTGATTCCTGAAAATTCTATTTTAACTCCACATGATGGTGAATTAGAAAGATTGATAGGCAATTGGAAAGATGACTATGATCGATTAGAAAAAGCACAAAAATTATCTACAGATAAAGATGTTATTTTAGTTCTTAAAGGAGCACATACCATAGTAGTATCTGGTAAAAATCTATATATCAATGATACAGGTAATCCAGGCATGGCTACTGCCGGAAGCGGTGATGTACTCTCGGGTATCATTACAGGATTATTAGCTCAAAAATACGATGCACTAACAGCAGCTGTTTTTGGTGTGTTTTTACATGGTAGAGCTGGTGATATTGCAAGCCAGACCTATGCACATGAAGGATTAAAAGCTAGTATAATTTCTAATTTTGTAGGTGCCGCAATTCTGGATTTATTTAGACCAGAACAACAACAACAACAACAATAATAATAGTCATTAGTTTAACTTTACTTTACTTATAATTGCATATCCATAAACAGCCCTATTAAATGGAACATATTATATCCTCAAAGTTATTATCTCTAGTACAGTTATATAACATCATAGAACAACCGGTGACATTATCACTATCAACTGATGCCATAGAACGTATCGATAAGTGTAGAAGCTATTTAAATGATCGCTTTGATGCAGTGGACGCTGCTGCTACTTATGGAATTAATACAGGTTTTGGTTCTTTATGTAACACACATATTGGTCCAGGTGAATTACAACAACTGCAGCATAATTTATTAATGTCGCATGCCTGTGGAACAGGAGAAGAGGTATCGCAAGAGATTGTACGCATGATGTTATTTCTTAAAATTCAAAGTTTAAGTTATGGACATAGTGGTATCAGTAGAGTAGTAGTGGAACGCCTTATAGCATTTTTTAATAATGAAGTCTATCCTGTGGTATATGAGCAAGGCTCGCTAGGAGCTAGTGGTGACCTAGCACCTCTTGCACATCTCGCTTTACCTTTAATCGGTGAAGGCGAGGTTTATTATCAAGGAAAAAAAATGAAAGCTGCCGCACTTAATAGTTTAATGAATTGGAAACCATTAAGCTTGCAGTCTAAGGAAGGCCTTGCTTTAATTAATGGAACTCAATTTATGCTGGCTTTTGCAGTTTGTACATTGATTCAATCTCATAAATTATGGTACTGGTCACATGTGAGTGGAGCGATGTCTATTGATGCATTTGATTGTAATCTATCTCCATTTGATAAACGCATTCATCTGATAAGACCACACGCTGGACAACTGCGCAGTGCCGATTTAATACTTTCGTTATTAGAAGATAGTGAAATCGCAGTAGGTGAGAAGGTTAATGTCCAAGATCCATATAGTTTTAGATGTATACCACAAGTACACGGTGCTACATGGGATACGTTACAGTTTGTAAAACGAACTATATTAACAGAGGTAAATTCTGTTACAGATAATCCTAATATTTTTCCTGAATCAGAAGCTATTATTTCAGGAGGTAATTTTCATGGGCAGCCGCTTGCTCTAGCGCTAGATTACTTAGGAATTGCAATAGCCGAAATTGCTAGCATAAGTGAGCGTAGAACTTTTCAATTAATGAGTGGTACTAGAGGTTTACCAGCATTTCTAGTAAACAATCCTGGATTAAATAGTGGTATGATGATTTTACAATATACAGCAGCGAGTATAGTAAGTCAAAATAAACAATATGCTACACCAGCAAGTATTGATAGTATAGTTTCATCAAATGGTCAAGAAGATCATGTAAGTATGGGGGCAAATGCCGCAACTAAAACCAATAGGATTATAAAAAATGTTCAAACAGTACTAGCTATTGAGTTATTAGCTGCTGCGCAAGGGATTGAGGAGCGTCATCCTTTAAAATCATCATTATTTATAGAACACGTTAAATCTGGTTTAAGAAAAAGTGTACCTTCATTAAATACTGATCGTGTTTTACATGACGATATCATGAAAGCCATTCAAATGATGAATCAAACCCATCTAGACGCCGAGATAATTTTTAATAAAGGGATATTCCAGGATTAAGTCTTGCTAATTTTTCTGAAACTTCTTTGTTTGACCATACTATTGCATCTTCAACATCTTGAAACGCAATCAATTTACCTGGTTTAAAGAATTTACTTTCCAGACTTACAGAGCTACCACCTTGTAATCTTTTTTCAACGATAGCAATACCACATAAATTTTCAAACTTTGAATTTTTAGTGTGGACTAATGGGTCTATACTATAATCGTTTTCTCTTAAACTTATGTAAGATAAGGGCATATCTATGCCATAGTGCTCTGTAACAACTTTTACCAGTTCTTCATTTTTAGTCATGTCAAAATGGATACCTTCTTTAATTTTACCAATTATAACTTCTGGGTAAAACTG from Nonlabens arenilitoris harbors:
- the gcvT gene encoding glycine cleavage system aminomethyltransferase GcvT, with protein sequence MKNTALTAVHEALGAKMVPFAGFNMPVQYEGVNIEHQTVRDNVGVFDVSHMGEFLISGPEALNLVQKVSSNDASKLTIGRAQYAYLPNETGGIVDDMIVYKIKEDQYLLVVNASNIDKDWAHITKHNTMSADMRNLSDDYSLLAIQGPKAVEAMQSLTPVDLSTIKFYHFEVAEFAGIENVIISATGYTGSGGFEIYCKNTEVEQIWEKVFEAGADYGIKPIGLAARDTLRLEMGYCLYGNDIDDTTSPYEAGLGWVTKFTKEFVNHEQLLEHKEKGVDRKLIAFEMDERAIPRGGYEIKDSNQQDLGIVTSGTMSPSMGIGIGMGYVPPIFATPGSKIHIQIRKKLVPATVIKLPFYKK
- a CDS encoding DUF2339 domain-containing protein, giving the protein MANHQEAIKQLIEQIGILSRKQEAFKYEIIELKNKLDQLQSTIDRSNEVDNLTFTEPKEVVKSKPFESQNREWVDTSVKNESPLNPSYIENQNQQSGITQFQAAQGPKKLSPFRKSNLEKFIGENLLNKIGILILVIGIGIGAKYSIENELISPLTRIILGYLSAIGLLGFGIKLKKKFDSYSAVLVSGAIVILYFITFFAYSFYELLPQAVAFTLMVLFTIFTVVASLNYNRQIIAHLGLVGAYAVPFLLSNDSGRVEILLSYIAIINIGILIIAFKKYWKPLYYSAFGLTWLIYLSWFVMDYSDDSNFAMALGFLLLFYLIFYLTFLAYKLVKKEEFAVTDIVMLLLNSFIFYGLGYAILNDNVTGNNYLGLFTLGNAVIHFIVATIIYKKQLSDKKLFYLATALVLVFISIAIPVQLDGNWVTLLWTAQAALLFWLGTTKKISIYEKLSYPLIGLAFISLIHDWSYNYDSYYDIKDRLITPIINTSFLTSILFTVAIGFILYLQRKNDFLSSLKKDSSWFKIVSYAVPILFIFSLYYSFRLEIESYWDQLFSLSRLENKSLNNYSTTVQDYSLRDFKAVWVLNFTLLFIAVLGYLNHKKIKNIILENSIVVLTIVTIFIFLTQGLYVLSELRDAYLEPSEFYNRGLFYLIVRYLSFIFLAFSILTLYRYINKEGIHKGIKIAYDIILHVTVVWVVSSELIHWLDIAGARDSYKLGLSILWGVYSFLLIGFGILRNKPYLRIGGMALFAITLIKLFFYDIAHLNTISKTIVFVSLGILLLIISFLYNKNKNKINYTTDSSEAHIQESVEVNKDSIDEFNDQNDL
- the hutH gene encoding histidine ammonia-lyase; this translates as MEHIISSKLLSLVQLYNIIEQPVTLSLSTDAIERIDKCRSYLNDRFDAVDAAATYGINTGFGSLCNTHIGPGELQQLQHNLLMSHACGTGEEVSQEIVRMMLFLKIQSLSYGHSGISRVVVERLIAFFNNEVYPVVYEQGSLGASGDLAPLAHLALPLIGEGEVYYQGKKMKAAALNSLMNWKPLSLQSKEGLALINGTQFMLAFAVCTLIQSHKLWYWSHVSGAMSIDAFDCNLSPFDKRIHLIRPHAGQLRSADLILSLLEDSEIAVGEKVNVQDPYSFRCIPQVHGATWDTLQFVKRTILTEVNSVTDNPNIFPESEAIISGGNFHGQPLALALDYLGIAIAEIASISERRTFQLMSGTRGLPAFLVNNPGLNSGMMILQYTAASIVSQNKQYATPASIDSIVSSNGQEDHVSMGANAATKTNRIIKNVQTVLAIELLAAAQGIEERHPLKSSLFIEHVKSGLRKSVPSLNTDRVLHDDIMKAIQMMNQTHLDAEIIFNKGIFQD
- a CDS encoding sugar nucleotide-binding protein, coding for MNRILILGGSGFIGNALYKELAPYFEVHATYKTDHKDFDKNQHFHQLDMELEDVHGLLDSLKPHFIVSAVRGNVNSQVHLHMRLIDWVLKNDSRIIFLSSANVFDRFTNFPSYEYDKTFSESIYGRFKIKIENALLRLHPSKYVICRIPMIFGNNTPRIDDLKKQLKGKEAIEVFPNVVINATHIQKLTQQIHYLINKRRRGVFHLGSMDLIHHIDLIREICQALGYPHPLLKQVFNSNEDRQLSVLPKDNMLPKHLQLTIEEVVENCVVL
- a CDS encoding 1,4-dihydroxy-2-naphthoyl-CoA synthase — its product is MSINWKTAIEFEDITYKKSNGIARIAFNRPEVRNAFRPKTVAELIKAFYDAQEDLSIGVVILTGEGPSKKDGGWAFCSGGDQNARGHDGYKDDSGTGRLNILEVQRMIRFMPKVVICAVPGWAVGGGHSLHVVCDMTIASKEHGVFKQTDTDVASVDAGYGSAYLAKMVGQKKAREIFFLGRTYSAQEAMDMGMVNAVVTHDELDQTAYDWGQEILKKSPIAIKMAKFAMNATDDGMVGQQVFAGEMTRLIYMTDEAREGREAFLEKREPNWGTDRYIP
- a CDS encoding NAD(P)H-hydrate dehydratase is translated as MKILSAQQLAEADQSTIDKNQITSNDLMEHIAKLIFDRIHQRLQGSPVPIKVFCGIGKNGGDGLALARHMIQHGYHVTTYVTNCSKKRAPEFLYHYDKIKEVSKDWPILLSCKEDFPDLHPQDIIIDAIFGTGINRPIDGWMSDLVHYLNKTPAFKLALDMPSGLYANTPQSIGTPIIQAQHTFSFETPKLSFFLPQTGKFAGTFEVVQIGLDPEYMMKAQPLAQIITPDAAKSMYKPREKFSHKGDYGHVLTMAGSKGKMGAAVLSSGAALNMGAGKVTAYVPEHGNHILQNSLPEVMTISSNGTDFITDFDHDLEDYTLCIGPGLSTGDDVRHAFAKAISQQTQPVVIDADGLNILSDHKEYWKLIPENSILTPHDGELERLIGNWKDDYDRLEKAQKLSTDKDVILVLKGAHTIVVSGKNLYINDTGNPGMATAGSGDVLSGIITGLLAQKYDALTAAVFGVFLHGRAGDIASQTYAHEGLKASIISNFVGAAILDLFRPEQQQQQQ
- a CDS encoding DUF3999 family protein; this encodes MLLISWSATAQLSDFTYERSLTGVSEDWHSIALPDQVYGKLKPSLDDLRIYGITENLDTTEVPYILKVNDEKFAIRKHFGQIINKSRSDAGFYYTVELNQPSQINSLKLKFTDSNFDWKVNLEGSLNQQEWFTILENSRILDIQNASTEYSFTDLNFPTSNYHYYRILIKSNKQPTLSSIDIFLEEKTEGVLLDYDVVKWNIKENNQIKTSEIEFELENPVPVNSLKINVATTYDYFRPVSIQYLIDSVKTEKGYLYNYTTIKRTTLSSLEENQFDFKNTIASKFKIIVYNGDNQSLDIKSVDVKGFKYELIARFMDSANYKLVYGNKSARQPHYDIHNFKNNIPVNLKALEVGTENQIIAKDTPSSTALFENEFWLWAIMGIIIVLLGGFTYKMLGNDKASG